One window of the Rosa rugosa chromosome 3, drRosRugo1.1, whole genome shotgun sequence genome contains the following:
- the LOC133740463 gene encoding disease resistance protein RUN1-like, whose protein sequence is MDLSKPQFRASSSSSSNHSCTYDVFLSFRGPDTRNYFTSHLHSNLVNKGFETFIDDGLPKGEDISQKLLEVIERSKISVVVFSANYAFSKWCLNELVKIIECKESKHQIVCPIFYKVEPSEIRYQTGQVGDGIAHLSKYEENLKKVESWKAALRKAADLSGWLISDGGNEANIIGEIVKDISTNITKSTLLHVATHPVGIESRVEDILKLLNVGQADPHMVGIWGIGGIGKSTLAKAVYNSISNKFEHSCFLANVREESSSSGGLVKLQNNFLKNIERDPPNVENVAKGITLLKQKLSQKKVLLVIDDVDCLGQLEALAAESGWFGPGSKIIITTRDTNCVSPDSTYEVKELNHEDASKLFNCYAFKGDIYPDGFFELATEVIHYAKGIPLVLEVLGSDLCSKKDKDVWKAALEYYRRCPNKEIQKILQRSYDGLHDQIQEVFLHIACFFKGNAKSYVIDVLQSCDLNPKYALEVLVEKALIKIEEDDWIWMHDLIEDMGKEIVRQESPEIGKRSRLWLHEDVSEVLEENKGTDKIKAIVLGRGVWNSQKIQLDGGSFTNLKNLKIFKVDYEMLSGESVDYLPNQLRVLDWSGCSLRSLPTNFNPRKLGMLRMSGPCTTPLGMKLKEMRHLKSIKLRFSNGLTRIPDLSGLPCLKELELSYCEDLDEVDPSVGRLNKLVHLRLSDCKKLQMFPKVINLKSLETLDLSGCPKLKFFPEIEGDMKSLAILDLSGTAIKELPCSVGNLTGLKSLNLESCYNLTNVPSSIFYGLQCLEDLDLSECVNLVTFPTKSESVPPPPVFSINLTSRLQVNLNGCRWGLEEISEFPQEIDGLSVCGCRSLKTISKLSKILEGKDPKMFSQLDLTCCYTLCDNLARGVISGVDKRLFHLANKRTGGLIEELMEEEVKLTALLTLFFSCAKSEEFQVTFPAHAPLPNWFTCRQDVNGKVINKEHEFCIEIPQNSNWDNKGLALCIQSYSDEGFFPPELTHFVYINGIKFHENLMSPDEEVWVHYIPIVTVKKRLSESGISSPDMFRVMFRLEENFISRPFGASWGVHLIEDLEGEGQ, encoded by the exons ATGGATCTGAGCAAACCTCAATTCAgagcctcttcctcttcctcttccaacCATTCATGCACATATGATGTCTTTCTGAGCTTCAGAGGTCCGGATACACGCAACTATTTCACAAGCCATTTGCACAGCAATTTGGTTAACAAGGGATTTGAGACCTTCATAGATGATGGGCTTCCGAAAGGAGAAGATATATCACAAAAGCTTCTCGAAGTAATTGAGAGATCAAAGATTTCCGTGGTTGTATTTTCTGCCAACTATGCATTTTCAAAGTGGTGCTTGAATGAACTTGTCAAGATCATTGAATGTAAAGAATCCAAGCACCAAATCGTTTGCCCAATTTTCTACAAGGTAGAACCGTCGGAGATACGATACCAGACAGGCCAGGTTGGTGATGGAATTGCTCACCTTAGCAAATACGAGGAGAACTTAAAGAAGGTGGAGAGTTGGAAGGCAGCTCTTAGAAAAGCAGCAGATTTGTCTGGGTGGCTCATCTCCGATGGAGG GAATGAAGCGAATATCATTGGTGAAATTGTTAAAGATATCTCAACCAATATAACAAAATCCACCCTTTTACATGTTGCAACACATCCTGTTGGAATAGAATCTCGTGTAGAAGACATACTTAAGCTCTTAAATGTAGGGCAAGCCGATCCTCACATGGTAGGGATATGGGGAATTGGCGGAATAGGAAAGTCAACACTTGCGAAAGCTGTTTACAATTCAATTAGCAATAAGTTTGAACATAGCTGTTTCCTGGCAAATGTTAGAGAGGAATCATCTTCATCTGGAGGTCTTGTCAAGCTACAAAACAATTTTCTTAAGAATATAGAGAGGGATCCACCTAATGTGGAAAATGTTGCTAAAGGAATCACTCTACTGAAGCAAAAACTAAGCCAGAAAAAGGTTCTCTTAGTTATTGATGATGTGGACTGCTTGGGTCAGTTAGAAGCACTTGCTGCAGAGTCTGGTTGGTTTGGTCCAGGAAGTAAAATTATCATAACAACAAGAGATACAAATTGTGTAAGTCCTGATTCAACATATGAGGTCAAGGAATTAAATCATGAAGATGCTTCAAAGCTCTTCAATTGTTATGCCTTTAAAGGAGATATATATCCGGATGGCTTCTTTGAACTTGCAACTGAGGTAATACATTATGCTAAAGGGATTCCATTAGTTTTGGAAGTTTTGGGGTCAGACCTATGTAGTAAAAAGGATAAGGACGTGTGGAAAGCTGCATTAGAGTATTACAGGAGATGTCCTAACAAAGAGATTCAAAAAATTCTCCAAAGAAGTTACGATGGATTGCATGATCAGATACAAGAAGTTTTTCTTcatattgcatgtttctttaaaGGTAATGCAAAAAGTTATGTGATTGATGTACTGCAAAGCTGTGACCTGAATCCCAAGTATGCTCTCGAAGTCCTCGTAGAAAAGGCTTTGATAAAAATTGAGGAAGACGATTGGATTTGGATGCATGATCTTATAGAGGACATGGGAAAAGAAATTGTTCGGCAAGAGTCTCCTGAGATAGGAAAACGTAGTAGACTGTGGCTTCATGAGGATGTTAGCGAGGTCCTTGAGGAAAACAAA GGAACGGATAAAATTAAAGCCATCGTGTTGGGAAGAGGAGTTTGGAATTCACAAAAGATACAGTTGGATGGCGGAAGCTTCACAAACTTGAAAAATCTTAAAATTTTTAAAGTCGATTATGAGATGCTTAGTGGAGAGAGCGTGGATTATCTCCCCAACCAGTTGAGGGTCCTTGACTGGAGTGGTTGTTCATTACGATCGCTGCCAACAAATTTTAATCCGAGGAAACTTGGCATGCTGCGAATGAGTGGGCCCTGCACGACTCCTCTGGGAATGAAATTGAAG GAAATGCGACACTTGAAATCTATCAAATTGAGGTTCTCTAATGGTCTAACCAGAATTCCCGACTTGTCTGGATTACCATGCTTAAAGGAGCTGGAGCTGTCTTACTGTGAAGATTTAGATGAAGTTGACCCTTCGGTTGGCCGTCTCAATAAGCTCGTCCATTTGAGACTCAGCGATTGTAAAAAGCTCCAAATGTTTCCGAAGGTGATCAACTTGAAATCTTTGGAAACTCTGGATCTCTCTGGTTGCCCTAAGCTTAAGTTCTTCCCTGAAATTGAGGGAGACATGAAGTCTTTGGCAATTCTGGATCTAAGTGGGACTGCCATCAAAGAGTTACCTTGCTCGGTTGGAAATCTCACTGGCCTTAAATCCTTGAATCTAGAGAGCTGTTATAATCTGACAAATGTACCATCAAGCATTTTCTATGGATTGCAATGTCTGGAGGATCTTGATCTTTCGGAATGCGTTAACCTTGTTACATTTCCAACAAAGTCAGAATCAGTTCCTCCTCCCCCGGTCTTTTCAATTAACCTCACTTCCAGATTACAAGTTAATCTAAACGGTTGTCGCTGGGGGCTTGAAgaaatttcagaatttccaCAAGAAATAGATGGCTTATCTGTGTGTGGTTGTCGGTCATTGAAAACAATTTCAAAGTTGTCAAAAATTTTGGAGGGGAAAGATCCAAAAATGTTCAGTCAGTTGGACTTGACTTGCTGCTACACACTCTGCGACAATCTGGCTCGTGGAGTGATATCAGGGGTTGACAAGCGACTATTTCATCTGGCCAACAAGAGAACCGGAGGATTGATAGAAGAATTGATGGAAGAGGAAGTGAAATTGACGGCTCTGTTGACTCTATTTTTCTCTTGTGCGAAATCTGAAGAATTCCAAGTAACATTTCCTGCACATGCTCCGCTTCCAAACTGGTTCACCTGCCGTCAAGATGTGAATGGTAAAGTGATAAATAAAGAGCACGAGTTTTGCATTGAAATTCCTCAAAACTCCAATTGGGACAACAAAGGGTTGGCTCTCTGTATTCAATCGTATTCTGATGAGGGTTTTTTCCCTCCTGAACTCACTCATTTTGTTTACATCAATGGAATAAAGTTTCATGAGAATCTCATGTCTCCGGATGAAGAAGTGTGGGTGCATTATATTCCAATCGTGACAGTAAAAAAGAGGTTGAGTGAAAGTGGGATATCGTCACCTGATATGTTTCGAGTTATGTTTCGTCTTgaagaaaattttatttcaaGGCCTTTTGGGGCAAGCTGGGGAGTCCACCTGATCGAAGATTTGGAAGGAGAAGGCCAATGA